A single Gasterosteus aculeatus chromosome 2, fGasAcu3.hap1.1, whole genome shotgun sequence DNA region contains:
- the tmcc1a gene encoding transmembrane and coiled-coil domains protein 1 isoform X5 — translation MVQRFNLRRQYSKIDRLEVSGLVQAPAVAVSCAADGSLPGGEDGTPDPQRTKQAIAQLQQKILKLTEQIKIEQTVRDDNVAEYLELANNADKQQSARIKQVFEKKNQKSAQSIQQLQRKLEHYHRKLREVEHNGIPRQPKDVLRDMQQGLKGVGAKVTGFSEGVVDSVKGGLSSFSQATHSAAGAVVSKPREIASLIRNKFGSADNIPSLKDSLDDPSGEEGVAGAGGRSLGSAGHHLQPSPRYGSEDDCSSATSGSAGANSTTGAPGGPPSSKGNTLERSQSSSLDMLLQEVQEMREGQARLEENLDSLKSHYQRDYTVVMQALQEERFRCERLEEQLNDLTELHQNEILNLKQELASMEEKIAYQSYERARDIQEALEACQTRISKMELQQQQAVQLEGLENATARTLLGKLINVLLALMAVLLVFVSTVANCVVPLMRTRSRSLSTLLLILLLAFLWRNWEALSGFTHRALQPPG, via the exons atCGACCGGCTGGAGGTGAGCGGGCTGGTCCAGGCGCCCGCTGTGGCCGTGTCGTGCGCGGCGGACGGTTCGCTCCCGGGCGGCGAGGACGGGACCCCCGACCCTCAGCGCACGAAGCAGGCCATcgcccagctgcagcagaaaatcCTCAAGCTCACCGAGCAGATCAAGATCGAGCAGACGGTCCGGGACGACAACGTGGCGGAGTACCTCGAACTGGCCAACaatgcagacaaacagcagagcgCACGCATCAAACAG GTTTTTGAGAAAAAGAACCAGAAGTCGGCGCAGAGcatccagcagctgcagaggaaacTGGAGCATTACCACCGGAAGCTGCGGGAAGTGGAGCACAACGGCATCCCGCGGCAGCCCAAGGACGTCCTGCGGGACATGCAGCAGGGCCTGAAGGGCGTCGGAGCCAAGGTCACGGGCTTCAGCGAGGGCGTGGTGGACAGCGTCAAGGGCGGCCTCTCCAGCTTCTCCCAGGCCACCCACTCCGCCGCCGGGGCCGTGGTCTCCAAGCCCCGGGAGATCGCCTCGCTCATCCGCAACAAGTTCGGCAGCGCCGACAACATCCCGTCGCTCAAAGACTCCCTGGACGACCCGTCGGGGGAGGAAGGCGTGGCGGGGGCCGGCGGACGCTCTCTGGGCAGCGCCGGGCACCACCTCCAGCCGAGCCCCAGGTACGGCAGCGAGGACGACTGCTCCAGCGCCACGTCGGGCTCGGCGGGGGCCAACAGCACCAcgggggcccccgggggtcCCCCGAGTTCCAAGGGCAACACACTGGAGAGGAGCCAGAGCTCCAGCTTGGatatgctgctgcaggaggtgcaggagatgagggagggCCAGGCCAGGCTGGAGGAGAACCTGGACAGTTTGAAGAGCCACTACCAGAGAGACTACACGGTGGTTATGCAAGCTCTGCAGGAGGAGCGCTTCAG gTGTGAGcgtctggaggagcagctgaacgACCTGACGGAGCTTCACCAGAACGAGATCCTCAACCTGAAACAGGAGCTGGCCAGCATGGAGGAGAAGATCGCCTACCAGTCCTACGAGAGAGCCCGAGACATCCAG GAGGCGTTGGAGGCGTGTCAGACGCGGATCTCCAagatggagctgcagcagcagcaggcggtcCAGTTGGAGGGGCTGGAGAACGCCACGGCCCGAACCCTCCTGGGGAAGCTCATCAACGTGCTGCTCGCCCTCATGGCCGTCCTCCTGGTCTTCGTCTCCACCGTGGCCAACTGCGTGGTGCCGCTGATGAGGACGCGCTCGCGCTCgctctccaccctcctcctcatcctgctgctggCCTTCCTGTGGAGGAACTGGGAGGCCCTCTCTGGGTTCACGCACCGCGCCCTGCAGCCGCCGGGGTGA
- the tmcc1a gene encoding transmembrane and coiled-coil domains protein 1 isoform X2: protein MHWEKLLRVTNGKIDRLEVSGLVQAPAVAVSCAADGSLPGGEDGTPDPQRTKQAIAQLQQKILKLTEQIKIEQTVRDDNVAEYLELANNADKQQSARIKQVFEKKNQKSAQSIQQLQRKLEHYHRKLREVEHNGIPRQPKDVLRDMQQGLKGVGAKVTGFSEGVVDSVKGGLSSFSQATHSAAGAVVSKPREIASLIRNKFGSADNIPSLKDSLDDPSGEEGVAGAGGRSLGSAGHHLQPSPRYGSEDDCSSATSGSAGANSTTGAPGGPPSSKGNTLERSQSSSLDMLLQEVQEMREGQARLEENLDSLKSHYQRDYTVVMQALQEERFRCERLEEQLNDLTELHQNEILNLKQELASMEEKIAYQSYERARDIQEALEACQTRISKMELQQQQAVQLEGLENATARTLLGKLINVLLALMAVLLVFVSTVANCVVPLMRTRSRSLSTLLLILLLAFLWRNWEALSGFTHRALQPPG from the exons ATGCACTGGGAAAAGCTCCTCCGTGTGACCAATGGGAAG atCGACCGGCTGGAGGTGAGCGGGCTGGTCCAGGCGCCCGCTGTGGCCGTGTCGTGCGCGGCGGACGGTTCGCTCCCGGGCGGCGAGGACGGGACCCCCGACCCTCAGCGCACGAAGCAGGCCATcgcccagctgcagcagaaaatcCTCAAGCTCACCGAGCAGATCAAGATCGAGCAGACGGTCCGGGACGACAACGTGGCGGAGTACCTCGAACTGGCCAACaatgcagacaaacagcagagcgCACGCATCAAACAG GTTTTTGAGAAAAAGAACCAGAAGTCGGCGCAGAGcatccagcagctgcagaggaaacTGGAGCATTACCACCGGAAGCTGCGGGAAGTGGAGCACAACGGCATCCCGCGGCAGCCCAAGGACGTCCTGCGGGACATGCAGCAGGGCCTGAAGGGCGTCGGAGCCAAGGTCACGGGCTTCAGCGAGGGCGTGGTGGACAGCGTCAAGGGCGGCCTCTCCAGCTTCTCCCAGGCCACCCACTCCGCCGCCGGGGCCGTGGTCTCCAAGCCCCGGGAGATCGCCTCGCTCATCCGCAACAAGTTCGGCAGCGCCGACAACATCCCGTCGCTCAAAGACTCCCTGGACGACCCGTCGGGGGAGGAAGGCGTGGCGGGGGCCGGCGGACGCTCTCTGGGCAGCGCCGGGCACCACCTCCAGCCGAGCCCCAGGTACGGCAGCGAGGACGACTGCTCCAGCGCCACGTCGGGCTCGGCGGGGGCCAACAGCACCAcgggggcccccgggggtcCCCCGAGTTCCAAGGGCAACACACTGGAGAGGAGCCAGAGCTCCAGCTTGGatatgctgctgcaggaggtgcaggagatgagggagggCCAGGCCAGGCTGGAGGAGAACCTGGACAGTTTGAAGAGCCACTACCAGAGAGACTACACGGTGGTTATGCAAGCTCTGCAGGAGGAGCGCTTCAG gTGTGAGcgtctggaggagcagctgaacgACCTGACGGAGCTTCACCAGAACGAGATCCTCAACCTGAAACAGGAGCTGGCCAGCATGGAGGAGAAGATCGCCTACCAGTCCTACGAGAGAGCCCGAGACATCCAG GAGGCGTTGGAGGCGTGTCAGACGCGGATCTCCAagatggagctgcagcagcagcaggcggtcCAGTTGGAGGGGCTGGAGAACGCCACGGCCCGAACCCTCCTGGGGAAGCTCATCAACGTGCTGCTCGCCCTCATGGCCGTCCTCCTGGTCTTCGTCTCCACCGTGGCCAACTGCGTGGTGCCGCTGATGAGGACGCGCTCGCGCTCgctctccaccctcctcctcatcctgctgctggCCTTCCTGTGGAGGAACTGGGAGGCCCTCTCTGGGTTCACGCACCGCGCCCTGCAGCCGCCGGGGTGA
- the tmcc1a gene encoding transmembrane and coiled-coil domains protein 1 isoform X4: MRLPAMEVILNLVAADAAADAPLPAPAPIDRLEVSGLVQAPAVAVSCAADGSLPGGEDGTPDPQRTKQAIAQLQQKILKLTEQIKIEQTVRDDNVAEYLELANNADKQQSARIKQVFEKKNQKSAQSIQQLQRKLEHYHRKLREVEHNGIPRQPKDVLRDMQQGLKGVGAKVTGFSEGVVDSVKGGLSSFSQATHSAAGAVVSKPREIASLIRNKFGSADNIPSLKDSLDDPSGEEGVAGAGGRSLGSAGHHLQPSPRYGSEDDCSSATSGSAGANSTTGAPGGPPSSKGNTLERSQSSSLDMLLQEVQEMREGQARLEENLDSLKSHYQRDYTVVMQALQEERFRCERLEEQLNDLTELHQNEILNLKQELASMEEKIAYQSYERARDIQEALEACQTRISKMELQQQQAVQLEGLENATARTLLGKLINVLLALMAVLLVFVSTVANCVVPLMRTRSRSLSTLLLILLLAFLWRNWEALSGFTHRALQPPG; this comes from the exons ATGCGTCTCCCCGCCATGGAGGTCATCCTCAACCTGGTAGCCGCCGACGCCGCCGCCGACGCTCCACTTCCTGCGCCGGCCCCC atCGACCGGCTGGAGGTGAGCGGGCTGGTCCAGGCGCCCGCTGTGGCCGTGTCGTGCGCGGCGGACGGTTCGCTCCCGGGCGGCGAGGACGGGACCCCCGACCCTCAGCGCACGAAGCAGGCCATcgcccagctgcagcagaaaatcCTCAAGCTCACCGAGCAGATCAAGATCGAGCAGACGGTCCGGGACGACAACGTGGCGGAGTACCTCGAACTGGCCAACaatgcagacaaacagcagagcgCACGCATCAAACAG GTTTTTGAGAAAAAGAACCAGAAGTCGGCGCAGAGcatccagcagctgcagaggaaacTGGAGCATTACCACCGGAAGCTGCGGGAAGTGGAGCACAACGGCATCCCGCGGCAGCCCAAGGACGTCCTGCGGGACATGCAGCAGGGCCTGAAGGGCGTCGGAGCCAAGGTCACGGGCTTCAGCGAGGGCGTGGTGGACAGCGTCAAGGGCGGCCTCTCCAGCTTCTCCCAGGCCACCCACTCCGCCGCCGGGGCCGTGGTCTCCAAGCCCCGGGAGATCGCCTCGCTCATCCGCAACAAGTTCGGCAGCGCCGACAACATCCCGTCGCTCAAAGACTCCCTGGACGACCCGTCGGGGGAGGAAGGCGTGGCGGGGGCCGGCGGACGCTCTCTGGGCAGCGCCGGGCACCACCTCCAGCCGAGCCCCAGGTACGGCAGCGAGGACGACTGCTCCAGCGCCACGTCGGGCTCGGCGGGGGCCAACAGCACCAcgggggcccccgggggtcCCCCGAGTTCCAAGGGCAACACACTGGAGAGGAGCCAGAGCTCCAGCTTGGatatgctgctgcaggaggtgcaggagatgagggagggCCAGGCCAGGCTGGAGGAGAACCTGGACAGTTTGAAGAGCCACTACCAGAGAGACTACACGGTGGTTATGCAAGCTCTGCAGGAGGAGCGCTTCAG gTGTGAGcgtctggaggagcagctgaacgACCTGACGGAGCTTCACCAGAACGAGATCCTCAACCTGAAACAGGAGCTGGCCAGCATGGAGGAGAAGATCGCCTACCAGTCCTACGAGAGAGCCCGAGACATCCAG GAGGCGTTGGAGGCGTGTCAGACGCGGATCTCCAagatggagctgcagcagcagcaggcggtcCAGTTGGAGGGGCTGGAGAACGCCACGGCCCGAACCCTCCTGGGGAAGCTCATCAACGTGCTGCTCGCCCTCATGGCCGTCCTCCTGGTCTTCGTCTCCACCGTGGCCAACTGCGTGGTGCCGCTGATGAGGACGCGCTCGCGCTCgctctccaccctcctcctcatcctgctgctggCCTTCCTGTGGAGGAACTGGGAGGCCCTCTCTGGGTTCACGCACCGCGCCCTGCAGCCGCCGGGGTGA